In Pectobacterium aroidearum, the following are encoded in one genomic region:
- the zapG gene encoding Z-ring associated protein ZapG, whose protein sequence is MTWEYALIGLVVGIIIGAVAMRFGNRKLRQQQVLQNELEKSKTELEDYRQELVGHFARSAELLDNMADDYRQLYQHMAKSSNNLLPNVPGQDNPFKYRLTESEADNDQAPVNMPPRDYSDGASGLLRGERPIRK, encoded by the coding sequence ATGACTTGGGAGTATGCGCTGATAGGTTTAGTAGTCGGTATTATTATTGGTGCTGTAGCCATGCGCTTTGGTAACCGTAAGCTGCGGCAACAGCAGGTATTGCAGAATGAGCTGGAGAAAAGCAAAACCGAACTGGAAGACTATCGTCAGGAATTGGTGGGTCACTTCGCCCGCAGTGCGGAGCTATTGGATAACATGGCGGATGATTATCGTCAGCTTTATCAGCACATGGCGAAAAGCTCCAATAACCTGTTACCTAACGTTCCCGGCCAGGATAATCCGTTTAAATATCGTCTGACCGAATCCGAAGCGGATAACGATCAGGCTCCGGTGAACATGCCACCGCGTGATTATTCCGACGGTGCATCAGGCCTGCTGCGGGGCGAACGCCCGATTCGCAAATAA
- the zapE gene encoding cell division protein ZapE: MATPQTTRQQTTPLALYQQALSAGEYQPDEVQRQTVVRLEAIHQALCERAADDNAGASGRVGKWRSWLGLREKRESAPVQGLYMWGGVGRGKTWLMDMFFHSLPAERKMRLHFHRFMLRVHEELNQFQGQENPLEKVADGFKAETDVLCFDEFFVSDITDAMLLAELLRALFARGIALVATSNIPPDDLYRNGLQRARFLPAIELIKQHCEVRNVDAGIDYRLRTLTQAHLYLSPLNEETEATMQQMFTRLTGKRWQTPGPVLEINHRPLATLGVSEGVLAVDFHTLCTEARSQNDYIALSRLYHTMLLHNVTVMETKEENTARRFLALVDECYERRIKLIISAQASMFEIYQGEHLKFEYQRCLSRLQEMQSEEYLRQPHLA, from the coding sequence ATGGCTACTCCACAGACAACACGGCAGCAAACAACACCCTTGGCACTTTATCAGCAGGCGCTTTCCGCTGGTGAATATCAGCCGGATGAGGTGCAGCGGCAAACGGTTGTGCGCCTGGAAGCGATACATCAGGCGCTATGCGAACGTGCTGCTGATGATAATGCAGGGGCATCCGGCCGCGTGGGAAAATGGCGTAGCTGGCTTGGGCTACGTGAGAAACGTGAATCTGCGCCAGTTCAAGGGTTGTATATGTGGGGCGGCGTCGGACGCGGTAAAACCTGGCTGATGGATATGTTTTTTCACAGCTTGCCCGCTGAGCGCAAAATGCGCCTGCATTTTCATCGTTTTATGCTGCGCGTGCATGAAGAACTTAACCAGTTTCAGGGACAGGAAAATCCGCTGGAAAAAGTGGCTGATGGGTTCAAAGCTGAAACTGATGTGCTGTGTTTCGATGAATTTTTCGTTTCTGACATTACCGATGCGATGTTGCTGGCTGAACTACTGCGGGCGCTGTTTGCTCGTGGCATCGCGCTGGTGGCGACGTCGAATATTCCGCCAGACGATCTCTATCGCAATGGATTACAACGCGCCCGTTTTCTTCCTGCGATTGAGCTGATTAAACAGCACTGTGAAGTGCGTAATGTCGATGCAGGTATCGATTATCGTTTGCGCACACTGACACAGGCACACCTTTATCTGTCTCCGTTGAATGAAGAGACTGAGGCCACGATGCAGCAGATGTTTACCCGCCTGACGGGGAAACGCTGGCAGACGCCGGGGCCGGTGCTGGAGATCAATCATCGCCCGTTGGCGACACTCGGTGTGAGTGAGGGCGTGCTGGCGGTTGATTTCCACACGCTGTGTACTGAAGCGCGCAGCCAGAATGATTACATCGCGCTTTCGCGTCTCTACCACACGATGCTGCTGCACAATGTGACCGTGATGGAAACGAAGGAAGAAAACACCGCCCGCCGTTTTCTGGCGCTGGTGGATGAGTGCTACGAGCGTCGCATCAAATTGATTATTTCTGCCCAGGCATCCATGTTTGAGATTTATCAGGGAGAACACCTGAAATTTGAATATCAGCGCTGTCTGTCCCGTTTGCAGGAAATGCAGAGTGAAGAGTACTTACGACAGCCACATTTGGCATAA